A portion of the Actomonas aquatica genome contains these proteins:
- a CDS encoding sugar phosphate isomerase/epimerase family protein, with protein MISFFRRTGLAVLCGAAISPLWAHPHEPTAPLADQLGLQLWSVRGSFLQDPFAAMDMVAGYGIKEVETAGTARMTPTQFRAELDQRGLKAVSAHVQYDALREDFAAVLNEVVTLGVEYAIVPWIPHDGEFTAESAQVAAADFAKWGDAFAAAGIKFGYHPHGYEFGAGKLAGDTPFDVMAAATAGHNVYFEMDVFWVVHGGADPLALLEKYAGRWVALHVKDIRKGAETGFATGGAPATDKVIVGTGQIDWPTLLKACREAGIRHYFIEDESPDPLANIPQSLEYLRGLDL; from the coding sequence TGGGCCCACCCGCACGAGCCCACGGCGCCTTTGGCTGATCAGCTGGGGCTGCAGTTGTGGAGTGTGCGGGGCAGTTTCCTGCAGGATCCGTTTGCGGCCATGGACATGGTGGCGGGTTACGGGATCAAGGAAGTCGAGACGGCTGGCACGGCGCGCATGACGCCGACGCAGTTTCGGGCCGAGTTGGATCAGCGCGGGCTCAAGGCCGTGAGTGCGCACGTGCAATACGACGCGCTGCGGGAGGACTTCGCGGCGGTGCTCAACGAAGTGGTCACGCTGGGCGTGGAGTATGCGATCGTGCCGTGGATCCCGCACGACGGAGAGTTCACCGCGGAGTCAGCGCAGGTGGCGGCGGCCGACTTCGCGAAGTGGGGCGATGCCTTCGCCGCGGCCGGGATCAAGTTTGGGTATCATCCGCACGGATACGAGTTCGGTGCCGGCAAGCTGGCGGGCGACACGCCGTTTGACGTGATGGCGGCGGCGACGGCCGGGCATAACGTGTATTTCGAAATGGACGTGTTCTGGGTGGTGCATGGCGGCGCCGATCCGCTGGCGCTGCTGGAGAAATACGCCGGCCGCTGGGTGGCCCTGCACGTGAAGGACATCCGCAAAGGCGCGGAGACGGGTTTTGCAACGGGCGGTGCACCGGCGACGGACAAAGTGATCGTGGGCACGGGTCAGATCGACTGGCCGACTTTACTGAAGGCCTGCCGGGAGGCGGGCATCCGCCACTACTTCATCGAAGACGAATCGCCCGACCCGCTGGCCAACATCCCGCAGAGTCTGGAGTATCTGCGCGGCTTGGATCTGTAG
- a CDS encoding DUF2975 domain-containing protein produces MNLPPAIRRLTRSLEWVLNITLFLCGIAGAAGLVFVGALLVVGEIPGGLTQSVVVETDLPAQTLLTADGEAVELVLSNVAGELEVPNSLQGLQLTTAVCSLITVVLIAGICWHARCLLRSLRQDHPFIRANARRLRWIAGLSFASLVWQGLSKLIIALGVSDAFPAFDVSASLDLINPTLLTVFALFIIAEVFAVGVHLKEEQDLTV; encoded by the coding sequence ATGAACCTGCCGCCCGCCATCCGTCGCCTCACTCGTTCGCTTGAATGGGTGCTCAACATCACCCTCTTCCTGTGCGGTATCGCCGGTGCGGCAGGCCTCGTGTTTGTGGGCGCGTTGCTGGTCGTCGGCGAGATCCCGGGTGGGCTTACCCAAAGCGTCGTGGTGGAGACCGACCTGCCCGCGCAGACCCTGCTCACCGCCGACGGCGAGGCCGTGGAGCTCGTGCTCAGCAACGTGGCCGGCGAACTGGAGGTGCCGAACAGCCTGCAAGGTCTGCAGCTCACCACCGCCGTCTGCAGCCTCATCACCGTCGTCCTCATCGCGGGCATCTGTTGGCACGCCCGCTGCCTCTTGCGCAGCCTGCGCCAGGACCATCCTTTCATCCGCGCCAACGCGCGCCGCCTCCGCTGGATCGCCGGGCTCAGTTTCGCCAGCCTCGTCTGGCAGGGCCTGTCCAAGCTCATCATCGCGCTCGGGGTCAGCGACGCCTTCCCGGCCTTCGATGTGAGCGCGAGCCTCGACCTCATCAACCCCACCCTGCTCACCGTGTTTGCGCTCTTCATCATCGCCGAGGTCTTCGCCGTCGGCGTCCACCTGAAGGAAGAACAGGACCTCACGGTTTGA
- a CDS encoding helix-turn-helix domain-containing protein encodes MPIRIHLDRLLAARGLTQKELSERIGITPANLNIFTTGKAKAVRFTTLEAICRELDCQPGDLLHWEE; translated from the coding sequence ATGCCGATTCGCATTCATCTTGATCGCCTGCTGGCCGCGCGCGGACTCACTCAAAAGGAGTTGTCCGAACGCATCGGCATCACGCCGGCCAACCTCAACATCTTCACCACCGGCAAAGCCAAAGCCGTGCGCTTCACCACCCTCGAAGCCATCTGCCGCGAACTCGACTGCCAACCCGGCGACCTCCTCCACTGGGAGGAGTGA